From one Candidatus Thioglobus sp. NP1 genomic stretch:
- a CDS encoding N-acetyl sugar amidotransferase: MQNNKDIFWCKNCLNMSTRPRINFDNKGWCNACQWMEEKKELDWSLREQELKNLLDKYRKNDGGFDCIVPVSGGKDGSYVAHTLKHKYGMNPLTVTSRPPLELDLGKENISNFVESGFDHIHVTANDKSMNALNKIGFIDMGFPYYGWLISIFSVVTNVALKYDIPLIFYGEDGEVEYGGSTENKYTAIFDLEYMVRAYFEGGYEKIIKKSGLSKKELFWFSLPNSKDIDNSKLFMTHMSYFEPWDSYKNYLIAKEHCGLKESDITNSGTFTNFSQNDQALYSLHAYMMYLKFGFGRANQDVGIEIRRGAMSRDQGVNLVRLYDGLYPEEFIESYLKYYQMTIDEFDAVLDKWVNKDLFEKVDGRWSPTFFVE, from the coding sequence ATGCAAAATAATAAAGATATATTTTGGTGTAAGAACTGTTTAAACATGTCTACCAGACCAAGAATAAATTTTGATAATAAAGGTTGGTGCAATGCTTGCCAATGGATGGAAGAAAAAAAGGAATTAGATTGGTCATTAAGAGAACAAGAATTAAAGAATCTTCTTGATAAGTATCGAAAAAATGACGGTGGTTTTGATTGCATTGTTCCTGTTAGTGGAGGTAAAGATGGTTCATATGTTGCACATACTCTAAAACACAAATATGGAATGAATCCACTTACTGTTACTTCTCGTCCACCTTTGGAATTAGATCTAGGAAAAGAAAATATTTCTAATTTTGTTGAAAGTGGTTTTGACCATATTCATGTTACTGCCAATGATAAATCAATGAATGCTTTAAATAAAATTGGTTTTATTGATATGGGCTTTCCTTATTATGGCTGGCTTATATCTATTTTTAGTGTAGTAACGAATGTTGCACTAAAGTATGACATTCCGCTTATATTTTATGGCGAAGATGGAGAGGTTGAGTATGGAGGCTCTACTGAAAATAAATATACCGCTATTTTTGATTTAGAGTATATGGTAAGAGCATATTTTGAGGGTGGTTATGAGAAAATAATCAAAAAGTCTGGATTAAGCAAAAAAGAACTTTTTTGGTTCTCGCTTCCAAATTCTAAAGATATTGATAATAGTAAATTATTTATGACTCATATGAGTTATTTTGAGCCCTGGGATTCATATAAAAACTACTTAATTGCTAAAGAGCATTGTGGTCTAAAAGAATCTGATATAACAAATAGTGGAACATTTACAAATTTTTCTCAAAATGATCAGGCCTTATATTCTCTTCATGCATATATGATGTATTTAAAATTTGGATTTGGAAGGGCAAATCAAGATGTAGGTATTGAGATAAGAAGAGGAGCTATGAGTAGGGATCAAGGTGTTAATTTAGTTCGGCTATATGATGGCCTTTACCCTGAAGAATTTATTGAGTCTTATCTTAAATACTATCAGATGACTATTGATGAATTTGATGCAGTTTTAGATAAGTGGGTTAACAAAGATTTATTTGAAAAAGTTGATGGACGATGGAGCCCCACTTTTTTTGTTGAATAA
- the hisH gene encoding imidazole glycerol phosphate synthase subunit HisH: MSIPKVTIVDYGMGNIFSVVSAFKYLGAEVEIVSDPEEILKSSILVLPGVGSFRNAMEFIKKRNIDEAIIDAVTNKGVKILGICLGMQLLGSYSAENGKTAGLGLLPNKVERFTSKEVFERKIPHVGFNSLYINEKQGLFKDLPHFSDFYFVHSYRMMIEDLQGRHATCKYGVEFLAAYEIGNICGTQFHPEKSQTNGLILLKNFLKL; encoded by the coding sequence ATGAGTATTCCAAAAGTCACAATTGTTGATTATGGCATGGGAAACATTTTCTCAGTTGTCAGCGCATTTAAATATCTTGGAGCTGAAGTAGAAATTGTTTCGGATCCCGAAGAGATATTAAAATCATCTATCTTAGTTCTTCCAGGTGTGGGGTCTTTTAGAAATGCTATGGAGTTTATTAAAAAACGCAATATAGATGAGGCAATTATTGATGCAGTTACTAATAAAGGAGTTAAGATATTAGGAATTTGTTTAGGCATGCAATTACTGGGCTCATATAGTGCAGAGAATGGCAAAACAGCTGGTCTAGGCTTACTTCCTAATAAGGTAGAGCGATTTACATCAAAAGAAGTATTTGAAAGGAAAATACCGCACGTAGGTTTTAACTCACTATACATTAATGAAAAACAAGGTTTATTTAAAGATTTACCTCATTTTTCAGACTTCTATTTTGTTCATTCATATCGTATGATGATTGAAGATCTTCAAGGAAGGCATGCGACATGTAAATATGGAGTTGAATTTTTAGCTGCATATGAAATAGGCAATATTTGTGGCACACAGTTCCACCCTGAGAAGAGTCAGACAAATGGATTGATACTGCTAAAGAACTTTTTAAAGCTATAG
- a CDS encoding HisA/HisF-related TIM barrel protein, producing MGDMKWLKKNYNFSHIAFSIDELIILDVTRGERNEEIFYEHVQLLNDECFVPIAAGGSIRNLEQARKLLHSGADKVVINTLLAEDLGVIAEIAREFGQQSIVASIDVKLINGEFTVWTNNGSINQNTSLTKWLENIESLPIGEVYLNSVDRDGTGHGYKTELIEQIPDLFSMPVILAGGAGKYSHFLEVLADERVDAVATANLLNFIGDGLEKSRQELLDEDFNLPVWDLTLATDLKNCL from the coding sequence GTGGGCGATATGAAATGGTTAAAGAAAAACTATAATTTTTCACATATTGCTTTTTCTATTGATGAACTAATCATTTTAGATGTAACACGTGGTGAACGAAATGAAGAGATATTTTATGAGCATGTACAATTGTTGAATGATGAGTGTTTTGTCCCTATTGCGGCAGGTGGAAGCATAAGAAACCTTGAGCAAGCACGTAAATTATTACATTCTGGTGCTGATAAGGTTGTTATCAATACCTTACTCGCTGAAGATTTAGGTGTTATTGCGGAAATAGCTAGGGAATTTGGACAACAAAGTATAGTAGCTTCAATTGATGTTAAATTGATAAATGGAGAATTTACAGTATGGACTAATAATGGAAGTATAAATCAGAATACTAGTCTTACTAAATGGCTAGAGAATATAGAAAGCCTGCCTATTGGAGAGGTGTATTTAAACTCTGTAGATCGTGATGGGACGGGTCATGGATATAAGACTGAATTAATAGAGCAAATACCGGATTTATTTTCTATGCCGGTAATATTAGCTGGTGGTGCTGGAAAATACTCTCATTTTTTAGAAGTATTGGCAGATGAACGAGTTGATGCAGTTGCTACTGCAAATTTATTAAATTTTATTGGAGATGGATTGGAAAAAAGTCGCCAAGAATTATTAGATGAGGATTTTAATTTACCTGTATGGGATTTGACTCTAGCAACCGATCTCAAAAATTGCTTATAA
- the pseC gene encoding UDP-4-amino-4,6-dideoxy-N-acetyl-beta-L-altrosamine transaminase translates to MIPYGKQDINQADISSVIDVLQSDFLTQGPQVPLFEKKLVDYCGVDYGVAVNSATSALHIACLSLGLEKGDWLWTSPNSFVASANCALYCGAKIDFVDIDIQTYNLSAIELEKKLIQAKQEDKLPKVVITVHFAGQSCNMRKIHALSQEYGFNIIEDASHAIGGQYLEKPIGGCQYSDITVFSFHPVKIITTAEGGLATTNSKELAEKMRLFRSHGISRDKSLMTRDPDGAWYYQQVGLGFNYRMTEMQAALGISQMHRLDEFVSKRHILQERYDLLLSSLPIIGPYQDRDSYSALHLYPIQIDLNKVRKNREQIFNFLVENDVGVNVHYIPIHTQPYYLQFGFSKGDFPNSESYYSRSISIPLFHNMEVEQQDKVVDILRKALR, encoded by the coding sequence GTGATTCCTTACGGTAAACAGGATATTAATCAAGCTGATATAAGCTCAGTTATAGATGTTTTACAATCCGATTTCCTAACTCAGGGTCCACAAGTCCCTTTATTTGAAAAAAAACTTGTTGATTATTGTGGAGTTGATTATGGAGTGGCAGTTAATAGTGCTACTTCGGCGTTACATATTGCTTGCTTATCTTTAGGACTAGAAAAGGGGGACTGGCTTTGGACTAGCCCAAATTCCTTTGTTGCATCTGCCAATTGTGCTTTGTATTGCGGTGCAAAGATTGATTTTGTTGATATTGATATTCAAACATATAACTTATCTGCTATAGAATTAGAAAAAAAATTAATTCAAGCCAAACAAGAAGACAAGCTTCCAAAGGTAGTTATAACAGTGCATTTCGCTGGACAATCTTGTAATATGAGGAAAATTCACGCTCTAAGCCAAGAGTATGGATTTAACATTATTGAAGATGCTTCGCATGCCATTGGCGGTCAGTACTTAGAAAAGCCGATTGGAGGTTGCCAATATTCCGATATTACTGTTTTTAGCTTTCATCCAGTTAAGATTATTACAACTGCAGAAGGTGGGTTGGCAACTACCAATTCGAAAGAACTCGCCGAAAAAATGCGTCTTTTCCGTAGTCATGGAATTTCACGTGATAAGAGTTTGATGACAAGAGATCCTGATGGTGCTTGGTATTATCAACAAGTTGGTTTGGGATTTAATTATCGTATGACCGAAATGCAGGCTGCATTAGGCATTAGTCAAATGCATAGGCTTGATGAATTTGTTTCTAAGCGTCACATTCTTCAAGAAAGATATGATTTGCTATTAAGCAGTTTACCAATAATAGGGCCTTACCAAGATAGAGATAGTTATTCTGCATTGCACTTGTACCCTATTCAAATAGATTTAAATAAAGTTAGAAAAAATCGTGAGCAAATTTTTAATTTTCTTGTAGAGAATGACGTTGGTGTAAATGTACACTACATTCCCATTCACACCCAGCCATATTACCTCCAGTTTGGATTTAGCAAAGGGGATTTTCCCAATTCAGAATCTTACTATAGCAGATCAATAAGTATTCCTTTATTCCATAATATGGAAGTTGAACAGCAAGATAAAGTTGTTGACATTCTAAGAAAGGCATTAAGATGA
- the pseB gene encoding UDP-N-acetylglucosamine 4,6-dehydratase (inverting) translates to MFNKSTILITGGTGSFGKKYTQILLERYKPKKIIIFSRDELKQFEMQQIFNDPCMRYFIGDVRDLSRVEEAMEGVDYVIHAAAMKQVPASEYNPMECIKTNIYGAENVIKASIKNNVKKVIALSTDKAANPINLYGATKLASDKLFVSANNMVGLKEVRFSVVRYGNVVGSRGSVVPFFQKLISEGATKLPITHADMTRFMITLRAGVEFVLKDFERMQGGEIFIPKIPSMRVTELAKAMASDLSHKIVGIRPGEKLHEIMCPSDDSHLTLEFNDHYVISPSIQFNHEVDFTKNPLGEIGKTVKQGHEYNSGTNNEWLLKEEFLKMVDDVDFS, encoded by the coding sequence ATGTTTAATAAATCTACTATTCTAATAACTGGAGGGACGGGATCTTTCGGGAAAAAATATACCCAAATTCTTCTTGAAAGATACAAGCCTAAAAAAATAATTATTTTTTCGAGAGACGAATTAAAGCAGTTCGAAATGCAGCAAATATTTAATGATCCATGTATGCGTTATTTTATTGGCGATGTTAGAGATTTATCCAGGGTTGAAGAGGCTATGGAGGGAGTTGATTATGTTATTCATGCTGCGGCAATGAAACAGGTTCCGGCTTCTGAGTACAATCCCATGGAGTGCATCAAAACAAATATCTATGGTGCTGAAAACGTTATTAAGGCATCAATAAAAAACAATGTAAAGAAAGTTATTGCACTTTCGACTGATAAAGCTGCTAATCCAATTAATTTGTACGGCGCAACAAAATTAGCTTCGGATAAATTGTTTGTTTCGGCTAATAATATGGTTGGTCTTAAAGAGGTTCGATTTTCAGTAGTTCGTTATGGTAATGTTGTGGGGTCTCGAGGCTCAGTAGTTCCATTTTTTCAAAAATTAATTTCTGAGGGCGCTACTAAGTTACCTATAACTCATGCTGATATGACGCGATTTATGATTACATTGCGTGCGGGTGTTGAGTTTGTATTAAAAGATTTTGAGAGAATGCAGGGTGGTGAAATCTTTATTCCTAAAATTCCATCTATGCGCGTAACTGAACTTGCTAAGGCAATGGCTTCAGACTTGAGTCACAAGATTGTCGGTATTAGACCAGGTGAGAAGCTACATGAAATAATGTGCCCTTCTGATGATAGTCACTTAACTCTAGAGTTCAATGATCATTATGTAATTTCCCCCTCGATTCAATTTAATCACGAAGTTGATTTTACAAAAAATCCTCTTGGAGAGATTGGAAAGACTGTTAAACAGGGCCATGAATATAATTCTGGAACAAATAATGAGTGGCTACTAAAAGAAGAGTTTTTAAAAATGGTTGATGATGTGGATTTTTCTTAG